The proteins below are encoded in one region of Ostrea edulis chromosome 3, xbOstEdul1.1, whole genome shotgun sequence:
- the LOC130053461 gene encoding uncharacterized protein LOC130053461 — protein sequence NSDQSHNSYKQYKIDSWANTDLWTHQRWDQVPRRSKHPLLTGHTRREPYVMYQETVDTERYTEAVGGQSWSTKYRHAVAWDIKLDNIIIYINELMTEQSVSLQNGFPLLFIPTLVVLHMLEFLCYRHIDTMRAQTALNDLQNLLRHDQGVYVDVYSRDISWQILGICQQISGNLQAALYSYQQSLGQNPLHKIQSATLMRIHELG from the coding sequence aacagtgatcaatctcataactcctacaagcaatacaaaatagatagttgggcaaacacggacctctggacacaccagaggtgggatcaggtgcctaggaggagtaagcatcccctgttgaccggtcacacccgccgtgagccatatgtGATGTATCAAGAGACGGTAGACACAGAGAGGTATACCGAGGCTGTAGGGGGACAGTCCTGGTCTACAAAGTACAGACATGCTGTGGCATGGGATATCAAATTAGACAAcataataatttatatcaatgaaTTAATGACAGAGCAGAGTGTTTCTCTACAGAACGGTTTCCCTTTATTGTTCATTCCAACCCTAGTTGTGTTACACATGCTGGAGTTCTTGTGTTACAGACATATTGACACAATGAGAGCACAAACAGCTCTTAATGATCTACAGAACCTACTTCGCCATGATCAGGGGGTGTATGTAGATGTGTACTCAAGAGACATATCATGGCAGATCCTGGGTATCTGTCAACAGATCTCAGGGAACCTCCAGGCTGCTCTATATTCCTACCAACAATCACTCGGACAAAATCCACTCCATAAAATACAAAGTGCTACACTAATGAGAATACATGAACTTGGATAA